TGTTGGTGCAGGGACTTCAGAGGTCGGTGATTCGGTTGATGGCTGTTTGTACGAAGATGCTAAGGGGCAAAATGTACCTGCTTCTTGTGGAGTAGTTGAAGACTCATATCAGCAGAGTGAATATGCACCACATGCTTTTTCTTCCAATTCGTCAGCAGCTGATAAATTTGCGTTGCTCGAAGCAGAGTTGGAAGGAGAATTGTTTGAGGAAGCGCTTTCGGCAGGTATTGCAGCTCAATCGTTTGATAAAGCAAAACAGGAAGTAGCGGAAAAGGCAGAAGCAACACCTTCTTGTCGTAGCGAAATTTCGTCAGATGAAAAGCAGACTCCAGCCAGAATTCCTGATGACCTTCATAGTGAGATAAGGCAGGAACCGGTTCGACAGACAAAAGAACTGCACGGCTTTGTTTATGAAAGTGATCATAACAATGTTAGTTTGTATGTCTCCAAAGTTGAGAATGCTGTGGAAGCAGAGCAATTGCGAGCAGCATTGCTTGAGTTGTTGTCATCCCACGCGGATGTTGAACTGGTGTTACGTACCCCGATTCGGGGAAATTTAGAATTGCTGCAATTGCTGTTGGCAGCGGCGATGACAGCAGGGTTACGTCGCCAGAACTTTCGAGTTTCCGGCGAAGGAAGAGAAAGTGTTGCCGAGTTGCTTGCAAGTTGCGGCATAACGTTTGATGTGCTGAAAGCGCAAGGTATTGCTGACTTCTTAGGCTAGTATATAGCGAAATAAAAAAAGGACTGCCGTTATACGTTCTGCGTCCCCCGCCGATCACGTATGTGGCAGCCCTCGGAGTGGTGTAAAAATTATGGAACGTTGCACTCACTACCTTCGCTGCAGTAATTGAAAATAAACTGCCCTATCTGTGTACCCAGATAGACGCATTCAATACCATCAATGCAGTCCTGTGCTTCTTTTTTTTCAATGTATGTCATTAATTCATGCTGGTGCTTTGAAAGTTGCGCAACCCATGCTTTTTTTTCGTCATCAAAGTGAATAGACAATTCAATGTTGTTTTTCTCTATTTCCGGATAAAACGATAATATTTTAGTACGAAGGTTTTCTGGCGTAATGATCATGTGTCAGCTCCTTTGCTTCCTGTAAGCATAGTGGACAGGGCAGGGCTGTACAACATTTGGAACACAGAATATCAAGTGCTTAACTATGAGATAGAGCGTTATCCTCTTCTAATTGTAAGTTATTTGGTGTCTCTGGGCAGGATAAAAAATAACGAAAAAAGCCGTGACCATATGGTCACGGCTTTTTCTGTTAACAGAAAGGAGTGTTCTACTTATTGGTAGATGAGAATTCATTTCGCAGAGAGTCAATAAGCTTTCTAACAGGAATGATTTCTTTAATACGGTGCACGTTCGTGCCTGAGAATGCGAATCCTCGGGAAAGGTTGCCTTTTTTAGCGTTAAGCAGTGCTGCAGCGATGCAGTACGGACTTTGTTCGTGTGCGCAATTGTGAATACACTCAAATGGGCATTTGAACGGCTTTTTAAGGCCCTTGCGGGAGTCTTCAACGAATTTGTTTTTAAGAGCGCGACCAGGAAGCCCGACAGGGCTTTTGATGACAGTTACGTCTTCTTCTGTTGCTTCAACATACGCTTGTTTAAAGCGGTCGTCAGCATCACACTCATCTGTGGCAACAAATCTGGTTCCCATCTGTACCCCTGCTGCACCCATTTCGATGAATTTTTTAATATCTTCACCGGTGTAGATGCCCCCTGCAGCGATAACAGGAATGGTTTTTCCTGATTTGGCTTCAAACTCTTTAACCGCATCGATGACTTCACTTACAACTTTTTCAAGTGCGAAGTCAGGGTCTTCGAGCTGTTCAGCTTTAAATCCAAGATGGCCGCCTGCTTTGGGTCCCTCAACCACAAAAGCGTCCGGCAGGTAATCATACTTGGATGCCCATTTTTTACAAAGAATCTTAGCAGCGCGAGCTGATGAGACGATAGGCACAAGCTTAGTGTGAGCCTTTTCCTTGTGTTCTTCGTAGTATTCTTTCAAGTACGCAGGTAAATCTAAAGGAAGTCCTGCTCCAGAGAATATTACGTCGATTTTTTCATCAAGAGATGTTTTTACGAGGTCGGCAAAGTTTGTAAGAGCAACCATAATGTTTACTCCGAGTACGCCTTTGGTCATCTCTTTTGCTTTACGAATTTCTTTACGCATTGCACGGATGTTTGCTTCCAAAGGATTTTTGCCTACGTCAGGTTCACTCATTCCGATCATAGCTCCAGCGATAACTCCGATGCCTCCCTCATTGGCAACGGCACTAGCAAGCTTGGAAAGAGAAATTCCAACGCCCATACCTCCCTGAATAATAGGAGTATTGGCAATAATGTCGCCAATCTTCAAGGTAGGAAATGACATGATTCAGTCCTCCAAATGCGGCGCTTCAATTCCGCATTGTGATTATATGTACTGCGCGGTGTCTCGCAGTCAGAGTACAACAGTTGATTTAGACATACTGTACCCTATTATTTACTTCGTTCTACTCATTACATAGAACAGCCCGCAGTGCAAGTGCACCATTGGCAATGGCGACCCTTTCGAGGTCGAATTATGGGTGATTTTTCGATGTGTCTGAGTATGAACTGGAGAATAAGCGGGATGTGCACAGTGATAATTTCATCGTGGAGTTCGTCATCAATTTTTTCAAAGAAAAGATGTTCCTTACCGTCCTTTTTTAATTCAACCCATCCGGCGTCACAAGATGATGTGAGCTTAGGATTGTGCATCATGTACAAGTAGGCAGGCAACTGCAGGTTAAGAATTTTCTCTGCTAATTGGTCAAGCGGGTCTTCAACGCCGCCATCCCATGTACGGATTTGTGCCATCAGGAACTCATCCTGCCATAGCCCGTTGTCAGGTTTATGTATGTTGCCTGTCTTGTAGTCCAGAATAACCCGCGTATTGTCCCTGATGTCGATACGGTCAGCTATTCCTGTTATGGAGCGTTCTTTGTTGTCGACTCCAATAGTTTTAATAAGTCTTTTTTCCAGAGAGTCAATTTTTGCCATGGGCTGATTTTTTAGAAAACGGCGTAAGCGTTCTTTGCCTGCTGTTTCTAACATAACAAAGGAGTCGTAAGGCACTTCCTGCTTGATATTGGATTCATGAAGCATTTGTACAAATAGACGTTGCAGTGGCTCTGGATCAAGTTTGCTGAACTCGGTTTCTTTGTGCAGATATCCAGTAAAAAACTTTTCTAAAACTTTATGGAATAAGTCTCCGATGGCGGCAAAATCTTCGGCTTCATTAACCTCGTCTACCGGGCGCAAATTACCTATGCGTTCCAGATAAAATTGCATTGGGCAATTCAAATACGTGTTCAGTGCGGAAGGTGACACGGGCTTAGCTAAAAAGTCTTCAATCCTGCCATTGATGGTTGAAGTTCTTTGGATGACATGATCATCTTTTTTTATGGTGGAAACGGGGTAGCTGATGCTATGCAATGGGGCGTCTCCAGCTTTTAGCAGCTTGCCTTGTTTGCACTCTTCTTTCCACAGAAGTTCTTCTACAAAGCGTGAGCGGATGTGCTTTTCTTCAAAGATACCGCTTCGTTCTGATCCTGTCTGATAGAGCACATGGATATTCGTTGCTCCGTGAATTAGACGGTAGAAGTTGTATGCTGCGACACTCTCACGGTGGCGGGCATCCGGTAAGCCTAGCATGGAGCGCAGACTGTCCGGTAGCAATGGGTCATTTCCCGGTAAGCCCGGAAGCTTGTTTTCTGTGGCATCCAGAACGTAAACGTTTTTAAAATGCAGCAGACGGGATTCCAACATGCCAAGAACCTGTAAACCCGTAAGCGGGTCAGCTTCAAACGGAACACGTTCTCCGCGGATTATTTCTCGCAAAATGGTGAACAGCACGCTTTGTGAAAATTCTTCATGGGCAAGAGAGCATTCGCGTAAGGATGGAATAACCTTGCGCATGATGCGGTACATTGATTCGGCATCAATCGGGAATCGTTCCCACAGGTTGCCGCCATGTTCCAGAAGTACTGTACATAAGTCGGCAAGAGTATTGGCAAGCTGTGACGGAGTAGAGATTTCTTCCCATGCGGTGATGGCGTATGAGAGAACTCTGTGCAGCAGTTCCTGCATTTCTTCTTCAGATGCTGTAGCGTTATCATCACGGGTGAATGGAATAGTGAACGGGGTATTATAGCTCTTACCCCTACGCAGTTCTTTTTCCATATTATGCAGGGTTACACCGAACGGACGTTCTTCTCCGATTGTCAGCATTTTGATGTAGGGATGGCGGATAAGGGAAATAATGTCTTTCCAATAATAGCCGTCCGCACGTTTGTTTTCTTGCAGATGTAGAACTACTTCTAACAACTGGAATAAGTTGGAACGCCATAGCGGATAGCCCATGGATATGTTCACGTCTTTTCGTGGTAGATGATGGAGCACTGGCATCATCAGTCCTGTGTCCGGCAGAACCACGGCGGTGTCGCTAATGGATTCCTGTTGCAGGAGCTTTTGTTCCATTGCATCCAGCTGGGAGTGCAGGTCGAATCCTTCGTAGAGTTGCAAATCCTGTTCGCGCTCTTGTGGCGTTTCGCATAGCTCCATGCCGGCAGCCCATTCTGAAATCCATTTACGATGTTCTCGGCATGCCCAGTGAGTGTGGCCTCCCGTGGTCAGCTCCGCATCAGAATGAATCATAATGGTTGCACCATACTCTGTGTGCAAAATACGGAAGAGTTCTTTTTCTACCCCTGTGAGACCATAGAAACCTGCAATATAAATTTTCTTGTGAGAAAGGCTCATGACGGGTGTTGAGCTTTCTTTGAGTAATTGCAGAACACGGAATGCGTCATATCCCGGGGTGGTCCAGCCGCGATTTTCCAGTTTTTCTGTGTAGGCATCATGGATGCGTCCGAGTTGTCCGAGAAGGATTGCGGCAAACGGAACAACCTGACCTTCCATATGATAGTAATCTTCCGGTGTTTGGTTCTGATTGAAGAAATCTTCCAGCAATGAGTTAAGACGCATACCCCATGGGAAAAAGCGCTGCGGATCGTTAAGCGGCAAAGATTGAAGAGGACCTGAGGTGAACGTGTCCTTTTTATTAATATCCTGAATACACTCCATCAACAGACCTACGCGGTCGAGCACTTCGATCACGTGAGGCGGAGTTGGTTCCAGTTCGCTACGGAGCATTTGGAAAACATCGCTTACCTGAAAGATTTGGGGCATAAGAAACGGCTTCGGCAGTCCTTCATTAAAGCGTAGGCTGTCAGAGAGGTATTTGCGCGGGCGGGAGTGCGGGAAGATAATCAGCGCATCGCCTGGATTGTTATTTGTGTCTGCAAGCATCCGTTTCATTAGACCGGAGATAAAATCGTTCTGCCAAGGGATAATGACAAATGGTTGAGTATGCATGATTAGGCTCCGGTGGAAAGGGTAACGTCTACGGTTTCGCGTGAATCAAGGTAAATAATGGTGCCCAGCAGTGTGCAGTTGTCATATGCCGGCATGGCATTCAGTAAATTAAGGTAACGGCGCACCTGCTGTTTATGTGCAGGGTCGTGGCCGCCTGTTTTGTATTCAATAATAGTAATGGCGTCCGGTTCGCGCACCAGTAAGTCGGCTCTGTGCTGATTACCGTGTTCGTCCATAATGCCTTGTTCCGGTCTGCCGAAGTGTTGCCATTTGGTAAAGTCAGGCAGGGTGGTGAGCCAGAGCAGCATGTCCGTCAGTTCTTCTTCTACTTCGGCTCTGTTTTCCATTGGTAGCGGATATTCACGCATACCATGTTGAATGGCACGATGAATGTCTTCCTGTGGGGTATCTAGAACGCGTAGGTGTTCTAGACATGTATGGACGAGGATACCGCGACGGCGTTCGTCAAAGATAATTTCTTCCAGCGGGTTACGGAAAATTTTTAAACGCGGCAGCCAATGCATCGGTTTCCATGCGAGGACATCTTCGTGCTCCGGTAGCAGTTTAGTTTGCTCTGCGGTTTCAACCTGTTTTTCCGCAAGGGTGCTTTCAGGAGCTTCACCAATGGTGATGCATCCTTTTTCGTCCATCTTGTCCTGATAGTCAGCAAGCAATACGCGTAAGCTTTTAAGGAGCGGAGAAGTGCGCTCGTGTGTTGGAGTCGATGTGATGGCTGCGTGTAACTCTTCAACAGGGCGTGTCCATGCAACGTAAAGCAGGTGCAGTTGTTCGCGGCAATCTTTACCCACAGCACGGTAGTAGTCGTCCCCTAGTTCTTTACACAGAGGGACAAGAATTTCTTCTCCGTTGAATGTGAAAGTCTCCTGCCCGGAAGGACGTTGCTGCATTTGATGATGGAATGGGATGACAACTACAGGAAACTCAAGTCCCTTTGATTTATGCATGGTAAGAATGCGGATAGCGTCCAGATTTTCCGGCATAGGAACTTTTTCTTCTACACCGCCTTCCTGCCAGAAGGTGAGGAAGGCTGAAAGGGAACGTAGCCCGTTTGTTTCTGCTGTGTGTACAATCTCTAAGAAACGGCGCAGGAAAATTTCATCCTGCGGGAAACGTTTGAATACGTCGAAATGTTCGAAAGCTTCACGTACAGTGTCATAGGCACTCATTAAGCCTGCCTGAGAATAGAATGGAGCAATCCATTGTTCCCATATTTGTGGATAGTCGGCCTTAAATGCGTTGAAAAGTGTTCCCTTGCGCGGAGTAGCGAGCCAGTCATCGAGTGCAGTCCTGTCTATTCCTGCCAGATCTCCGAATAGTTCTGAACCGCTGATCACTGACCAGAACGCAACATCGTGAAGTGGATAATCAAGAAAAGTAAGCAGGTTGACCACTTGTTGAACAACTGGATGGTCTGCAATGCAGAGGCTGTTCTCAGTAATAACTGGAAAGCCCCATTCCACAAGCCAATTCGCCAGTATGTTTGCTTCACCGTTAGTGCGAACCAGCATTGCAATATCTCTTAGTTTCCGTCGGTGCTGTAAGTCATCCACAAAAAGTGTTTTTAGTTTTTTGTGAACCGACTCAAACAAGGCTTCAGTGTTCTCTGCTTCAATGTCATACAATTTTACAAGGCCGCCACTACCTTCTTTGTGTGGTGGAACTTTCTGTGCTGCACCGGAAAAGCCCGCCATAATTTCAGCCGCAAGCTCGTCCACAACCTCTGCGGAAGCTTTGCCGATCAGGTCATTGGCAATACGCTTTGCAGTGTCTTCGTCCTCAAGACGTGAGAAGATGTCGTTGTTGAAGAGAACTACATTTTCACTACTGCGCCAGTTGTTATCAAGTGTTGTTCGTTCCGGATCTTCGGCAACGGCCTGAATAGCATCCTCATTCAAAATGCCGTCAAAAAGGTCGGAATCCCCACCGCGCCAACCGTAGATAGCCTGTTTTACATCACCAACGTAAACAACAGTACCTTCTTTTGCGAGACACTCAACAGCGAGAGGCTCAATAGCTTTCCATTGTGTTTTGGATGTGTCCTGAAATTCATCAATAAGCAGGTGAGTAAGACGTGTACCCATTCGGCAGAAAGCTTCAGATGCTGCATGTTCTCCGCTAAGCACTTTTTGCGCATAGATAGGCCATTGGGAAGCAGGAATAACACCTTTTTCCCGTTGCAATGTTTCCACCTCAGCGGCGAGTGGTTCTGCAATATTGATAAACGGAACAAGCTCTAAGGCTTTGCGGAGAATAGCGCCTTGTACTTCCAGCATGGCAAAGGTGTCACACAGATCTGCATATGCTTTATGCAAGTCAGCAGATGCTTTGCCTTTAGAAGCTTTCAGCACGCAGTCATCAATTGAAGGCTTTTTCGCATACGTGGCAGAAGGCAGTTTGGATGAGAATATAGAGAGAGCAAGGCATTTATCTAAAAACTTCGTAAAGTTTGCAGCAGGTTTTATGCCTTCTTCTGCGAGAAATTTTTGTACAGCTGTTGTGCTGTGGGTAAGCTCTTCGTGAAGCAGAACAAGCCAGCTGCGTAGTGCATCCCCGTCAACATCCGGTAATGCTCCGTGCTCCAGACGGTGTTTCATCAGGGCATGAATTTTTTCACGCAGCCTGTCACCTGTTACAAATCCATTCATGTCAGTATGAAAGAGCAAAGACTCGCATGCGTCTTTCAGCAGCGCGCTTTCTTTTCCGCCCTGTGATGCCCGGACAAGCATCTGGTCATAGAGAGGATCAAAGAGGATTGTGTCGTCAAAAATTGGTTCAAAATCTGGTGGCAAGGACAGATCAAGGGCACCAAGGCGTACCAGCATGTTCAGCAGACTGTCGATGGTGCGGATATTGAGCGAAGAGTAGCGCTGTAGCAGTCTGTTTACCCAGCGGTGGGCATCGCGGGGATCCCATCCCTGTGCAGGATTAGTCGGGTCGAGTTGTAGAGCACACTCCTTAAGAGAATGGATAACACGCTCACGCATTTCTGTTGCAGCTTTGTTGGTGAAGGTAACGGCAAGAATTTCATACCAATTGAACGTTCCGTCAGTGGTTGCAATGGCACAGGCAGAATTTTTTTCTTTTTGTTCATCCTGTGCTGCTCCGGCGAGGAGTGCTAAAAATTGGCGTGTGAGAGTGTATGTCTTGCCGGAACCGGCAGCAGCTTTGATCTGTTGGAGCATGGTGAGGAGTCCAAGATGGTTATAGTGGAGGTGGCTTAAGCGGGTAATCTGTTTCTGGGTTCCGTGCGGAAAAGCGCTTATGACTGTGAACTGATATTCGTGATTATGGTACGAGTTGGTTGCGTGTTAAAAAGAGACCAAGGTCGCGGGTATGGGGAACTTCTCTTGCGGGGAGAGGGCCGAATCTTCTCCCCGCGAGAGAACATATTGAAAAAATAAATGGTTGTCTGATGTTACTTTTCATCAATCGAGCAAGGCTCGCTGATAAGGACGGTATGTTCAAAATCAAGAAGTGTTGATTGTCCTGTAGATTCCATAACTGCACGCCAGTAGTCTGAGTGAGTATTAAGTTTACGACGTTTTCGGGTTACGAGGCGTAATGGAAGATGTATGAATCTGTCCATAAGTTTCGACACAACCATTGATGTTTTTCCAGCCATGGCGGCATGCACTGCATTCTGCCCGAGGAATCCGCAATAAACTCTGTCGTTGGCGTTAGCAGGTACAGAGCGGATAATGTAGCTTGGATCAATAAGTTTCAGGGAATGAGGTATGTTGCGCTCGTTCAGATAAGCATGGATTTCCTCTTTGAGGAATCCCATGATGTCCCCCAGAACTTTGTTTCCTGAGGCATCTTTTAAGTTTGTGTCGGAAAGCAGATGCTGTCCTGCGCCTTCTGCTATAACAATAACAGCATGACGACGAGCTAGCAGGCGTTCTTCCAGATCTTTAAGCAGCCCATTTTCACCGTGCAGATAAAACTCTTTTTCTGGAATGAGCACATAGTTTACTTCTTTGAGAGATAGTGATGCATGGGCTGCTATGAAGCCGGATTCGCGTCCCATGAGTTTAACAAGGCCAATGCCGTTCATAGAGCCTTGTGCTTCCGTATGTGCACATTGGATAGCTTCTGTTGCCTTATCGACAGCAGTTTCAAATCCGAAGGTCTGTGGAATAAAATCGATATCATTATCAATGGTTTTAGGAACCCCGATAACTGAAATTTTCAGCTGACGTTTGGTTACCTCGTCGACGATTGCACATGCGGCTTTCATGGTTCCGTCGCCGCCGATCATGAACAGACAGCTAATGTTGAGGCGTTCCAATGCGTCTACAATTTCCTCAGTAGACTGTGGCCCTCGGGAAGACCCGAGGATTGTGCCTCCTAGCAGGTGGATATGGGCAATCATTTCTGGCGTAAGTTCAATAACGTCGTGTCCGTATTTAGGGATAAAGCCTTCCAGCCCGTACTTGATACCAAGGACGCTGCTTACGTGATAATTATGAAATGCCGCCATAACGATGGAGCGGATAACTTCGTTGATGCCGGGGCATAGTCCGCCACAGGTTACAATTGCACATTTTGTTTTAGGGGTATCAAAAAATACATGCTGGCGTGGGCCTGCTTTTTCAAAATGAAGCGGGATTGGCTCGCCTGTAATTTCTTCCTGCAGTTCATTGTCTAGAAAAAACTCGACACCACGTGTGTCCGTCTCGAACTTGCATGCGGATAGAGGGGATGGAATTTTTGGGCATCCTAGAGTGGGGATAGTAGTTGAAATCGTAACATCATTATATTGTGCGTGCTTTTTGGGCATTGATATGCTCCTTAGATGTAGCTGTCGGGCGTATTGTTATTTGTTATCGTAGCCCATAATATACATTGTGATTTGTTTTAGGGCAAATTTGAAGCAGAATCATGACATAATGTAGAAAAATATGTTGCTTCTGGACAGGCAGAGGGAAACCGCCTAATTTTATCCCGCATTTCAGAATGTGGCTTTGTTGTGTATAGTCCTGTTCTGAATAGTGGGACATTGTCATGTACTGACTATATACTTAATTCGAGTTTGTTATGCCAAAAAAAACGCTTCTTATTACACTTGGTGATGCAAATGGACTCGGGCCGGAGTTGGCCTGCCGTCTGTTTGGTCAAGATATCTTTATCGCGGCGAAGCGTCCGATAATAATGATCGGCTCGGCTGCCTCTTTGCTGGTGCATACCGAGCGACTCAATATGGACCCGTTTTGGGAGACGATCGAGTCTCCGCGTGAGATTATAAGTAAGGCATACGGGGTCTATCTGTATGAACCTCCTTCAATCCGCAATATTCCAGTTACAGTTGGTCAAGCAACTAAAGAAGGTGGTTTTATTGCGGGTGAGTCTTTGCAGGCCGCTTGTCAGTGCATTACCGATGGTATTGCCACAGGTATGGTGACCTTGCCCTTGCATAAAGCAATGTTGCAGGAAGCAGGGTTTGATTTTCCGGGGCATACAGAGTTTTTAGCACGATATGCGGGGCTTGGTGATGATGAAGTCTGCATGCATTTGTGTGGTGACATTTTGCGGGTAAGCCTCGTAACAACACATCCTCCGCTCCGTGATGTTGCAGATATGATTACTGAAGAGCGTTTGTTGCGAACCTTCAGGCTGACTGATGCTTTTATGAAGCAAATAGGGCACGGAGACCGGCCAATAGCTGTATGTGGTTTAAATCCGCATGCTGGTGAATCCGGCAAGATCGGTACTGAGGATCAGGAGATTGTTGAGCCAGCTGTGCGTAAAGCTCAGGAAATGGGTATGAATATTGAAGGTCCGTTTCCTGCTGATACCTTGTTCCACAAGGCTGCACGCGGTGTATATTCTTCTGTAGTGGCTATGTATCATGATCAAGGACTTGCTCCTCTGAAATTGCTCCACTTCTCAGAAGCCGTTAACGTGACTCTCGGCTTGCCGTTTGTGCGTACATCGGTCGATCATGGTACGGGCTTCGACATTGTAGGCAAAGACATTGCCCATACAAATAGTTTCAGAGAAGCCATACGCCTTGCGATTTTAATGCTGGAAGGCGATGAACTGTAATCTGCTTTTTATTTTGATATTACTGGGCAGACAATGACACATTACTTGGCATTGTCTGCCTTTTTTGCATACACTGATGATTCTACAGGTAATATAGGAGGAAACCATGCTTATTGGTATTGATGTCGGCGGCACGCATACCGACGCAGTGGCCGTTGAGAATGGGAAAGTGGTTGCCTCGGGAAAAGTGCCCACAGTGCACGATGATTTACTGTCATCGGTACTGGGTGCGCTTGAGATAGTGCTTGAGGGTGTTTCTCCAGAAGATGTAACACGCCTTAATTTATCAACGACACTTTCAACAAATGCCATAGTTGAAGGACGTACAGATGATGTTGGTGTGATTGTTTCTTCAGGCCCCGGCATTGATCCGTATAATTTTCAGACCGGCAAATTTTATTTTCCTGTCAAAGGGTCTATTGACCATAGAGGGGAAGAGGTCGCCCCTGTCGCTGAGAAAGAAGTCATGGATGCTTTTGACACGTGTGTTGCGGCGGGAGTTACCTCGTTTGCCGCTGTTAGTAAGTTTTCTACAAGAAATCCTGCGCATGAAGAACGCATTGCGGAATTAGTTGCTTCTAAAAGTGATGTGATATCGTTAGGGCATCGTTTTTCCGGTCAACTCGGTTTTCCACGTCGCATTGCAACGGCTTACTACAACGCTGCTGTCTGGCGTCTCTATAACAGGTTTGCAGATGCTGTTGAAGCTGGAGTATGGGCAAAGGGGATTACTGCTCCTGTGAACATTCTTAAAGCTGATGGCGGGACAATGCCGCTTGAACGTTCTCGTGAGCTTCCTGTTGAGTCTATACTCTCAGGGCCTGCTGCCAGTGTTATGGGCGTGTTAGCGCAGCGCTGTGTTGGGGAAAAGTGTTCAAAGTCGGACTCACTGGAAGGTGAAACACTTATTCTTGATATCGGCGGTACGACCACGGACATAGCCTTGTTGGTAGCGGCGACACCCCTTGTAGAAAAAGACGGTATTTCCGTCGGTAGTTTCCCAACCTTGGTGCATGCGTTAAAAACTCGTTCCATAGGTGTCGGTGGTGACTCCGCGTTACGCTATTCAGCCGGTGCGCTACGTGTGGGGCCGGAACGAAAAGGTGTCTGTATGGCTGAAGGCGGAAGCAGCCCTGCGCTAATGGATGCACTTATTTACTGCGGGCATGCGTCTTTTGGTGATACTTCCGCGAGTCGGCATGGAATCGAACATTTTGCAGATCAATGTGGAATGGAGCCGTCAGCACTGGCAATGTCCGCAATTACCCTTGCGGTGAAAACAATATCACGGGCAGTGCATGAGTTTATCGAGGAAGTGAACAGCACTCCTGTATATACTATTCGAGAAATTTTGAGCGGGGATGAACTGACACCGACTCAGGTAAGCATTATGGGAGGGCCGGCAAAAGCTTTTCAGACATTACTTGCCGAAGAATTGCATGTGCCGGTGTATACTGTTCCACAGTACTCTGTGGCTAATGCCATTGGTGCTGCAATGACAAAGCCGACTTTTGAGCTGGAACTGTTTGCAGATACGGAAGCACAGACCCTTTTTATTCCTGTAGTAGGGGAGCGCCGCAGTGTTTCTTCAAATTATAAGTTGATTGATGCTGTACTGGATGCAAAAGAAGCTATGGTCGAGTACTTCTCGCAACGTAATATCATTATAAGTGCTGACGAGATAGAAGTGACTGAGCAGCAATCTTTCAATATGATTGGCGATTATGGCACGGTTGGAAGAAATATCCGTGTTAAATGTCAGATAACACCAGGAGTTGAAATATAGGATGCCTAAGATTCTAGCATACTGCGTATTACTTATCCTGCTTGCAACGCAAAGTTTTGCTATGCAGGCAACGGAACTCCAATCTCCCGAAGTTTCTCTTAAAACTATGATTGGTCAAATGATCATGGTGGGATTTCGTGGAGAGGGCGCCACTACCGCACGCGTTTTGTTGCGGGACATAAAGGAACATCAGATAGGTGGTGTTATTTTATTTGATAAAGATTGTCTTAGACCTCAGGCAGTGCGGAATATCATCAGTAAAGAGCAAGTACATGATCTTATTTCTGCATTGCAGGACGTTTCAACAATTCCCTTGTTTGTTGCTATAGATCAGGAAGGAGGACGTGTTTCACGGTTTAAGCCGAGTCATGGTTTTGCCGGAACGCCTTCTGCGCAAAAATTAGGCGAATTGCCTGTAAGTGAAAC
This sequence is a window from Halodesulfovibrio aestuarii DSM 17919 = ATCC 29578. Protein-coding genes within it:
- a CDS encoding hydantoinase/oxoprolinase family protein, which encodes MLIGIDVGGTHTDAVAVENGKVVASGKVPTVHDDLLSSVLGALEIVLEGVSPEDVTRLNLSTTLSTNAIVEGRTDDVGVIVSSGPGIDPYNFQTGKFYFPVKGSIDHRGEEVAPVAEKEVMDAFDTCVAAGVTSFAAVSKFSTRNPAHEERIAELVASKSDVISLGHRFSGQLGFPRRIATAYYNAAVWRLYNRFADAVEAGVWAKGITAPVNILKADGGTMPLERSRELPVESILSGPAASVMGVLAQRCVGEKCSKSDSLEGETLILDIGGTTTDIALLVAATPLVEKDGISVGSFPTLVHALKTRSIGVGGDSALRYSAGALRVGPERKGVCMAEGGSSPALMDALIYCGHASFGDTSASRHGIEHFADQCGMEPSALAMSAITLAVKTISRAVHEFIEEVNSTPVYTIREILSGDELTPTQVSIMGGPAKAFQTLLAEELHVPVYTVPQYSVANAIGAAMTKPTFELELFADTEAQTLFIPVVGERRSVSSNYKLIDAVLDAKEAMVEYFSQRNIIISADEIEVTEQQSFNMIGDYGTVGRNIRVKCQITPGVEI